Part of the Vigna unguiculata cultivar IT97K-499-35 chromosome 3, ASM411807v1, whole genome shotgun sequence genome, tatatatatatatatatatatatatatatatatatatatatatatatatatatatataataaaaaatagcgtgtttttcttttattaagaatactttttagcacattaaactatttaaaagtttgaccaaagtttttattttaatttaaaagaaaattagattaGTCTTCTCTCGTGAgaattattttgaaagaaactTACAAAATAAGATATATGTTCTCGAGCAACGTTGGCTCCTAAAAATGTTATTTCAAAGAAATAAATGAAGCATAAAAGAACaactcttttaaattttagaaaactaaTTCTCTTTCTCGTATTAAAGCtttacttaaaagaaaattttaaaacaccttTTGACGTTGCAGTAGTTTATGTAAATTCGTTAATATAGTTATGTGGATAAACAATAtcgatattttttatttaattatatattttattacctaatcattattattttataatttattatctattattttactatttcattatataatttacatTTTCACGTGTATACCATTTCATTGAAGATAATGACATGTCatgtaaaaagatttaaaaaataaaacaacataaaaacaacgttaatttataatttttttaaaaaaattatggcaTTTTATTACACTGTTACATAGTTTATAGACCgataaaatccataaaaaacgtaattagtaaaatttaagaaatatgataattgaagagtgaaatataaaattaagtttgttttttatatacACAACAGAAGGCGAGAAGAAGGAAGCATCCAACCTGGTAAATGAATGAGAGTATGATGCAAGACACGTGGCAGCGGCTGATCCTGATGATACGTCACCCCACTCGCACCCCTTCACCCTTAAGACCTCCGACACCAGCGGGTCATTTTAAAACGCCACTTCAACACGCTTTTCTCCATTTCTCTCTTCAATCCCCTCACCCATCTTTCTCCGGCGACGATCAGATTTCGCTCACTCCTCTCGCCGGCTACTCCTTACTCCTTCCACTTCCGTCTACTTCTCTCTAATTCTAATCGTTCCCAACCTCGCACCACCATGAATCCCGAATAGTAAGTGCATATTCTCCTCACTGCTTCAATTGCGAAAATCCCTCTGCGAATCGTGTTTTGTGTTCGTTTATCAATTAAGCTCGTTTAGATCTGAAGTCGTCGTCGAGCGGTAGTGTTGAATTTTGTATTTGTGAAGTGTTGTTTCggttatttgaattttgttttactGGATCGTACTTCTGGAAACTTCCTCACTGATTAGATCTGTTTCTTTAGACCATAGATCCGTTTGCACGTATTCAATTATATTAGAGCTAATTGTGAAATGTTTTTTTCTCGGATCCGGCTTAGGACTTCTAAACGTTTTATCTTAATAATAGTCTTTTTGTAATGATGAAATAACTGCAGAAACTGGGTCAGTATATGCTATCTAGAACAAGAAGCCAGCTTGTTCGTTAGTTGAAGATATGTGAATTCTAAGGACTAGGTTGGTGGTTGTGACTTGTAAATTTATTCTAATTGATACCTtagtttctctctctctctctctctctctctctctctctctattttTGTCGCGGTGATTAGTGATGTTGTATTCTAACTAAGTATCGTTATAATTTAATTCTTCTGTGATGAAAAATCCTATAGATAGATCTATGAACTTGATAGTTAAGCCATCAACGGGTGGTCCTTCCTAAAATAAAcagatttataaatttagagGCAATTTGAGTTGATTCTTGCTGAGGCCATAAATATATCAAGCAATCTACTAGAGTAATGCTAAGTGGTCTAAACTTTATCGAAAAAACTTTTGACTTTTGTGCGAAGTTAGTGGAGTTTATCTGGATTTGAGTGAAGAAGTATTGTACAAATCACGAGACAAATTTAATTGTAAAGAGTAGGCTGTCGGTGCATGATTCTCTCTATGATTATTATAAGTGATGTCCTATACGTGGCAGCTTCTATGCTACCTTTCAGTATTATTGGTCATGGATAGACAGTTCCTTAATAGTAATACTTTGCTGTCTTTGATTGGAACCATGTTTTTTGCAGCGATTATTTGTTCAAGCTTTTGCTGATTGGAGATTCTGGTGTAGGCAAGTCATGTCTTCTCCTCAGGTTTGCTGTAAGTTCTGAGCATCTGTcgtttttattattgtttacatatttcctttcttatttttgaattaatgaAAAGAATTTCAGTATTCCAACTATTCCATTTCCCTATATTTATGAAGGtccaaattttatgaaatattatagATGCATGCTCTACATATGGTGTGAGTAGTATTATAACTTTGGACTCTCTGGTTAGAAATAAATATACTGTATTGTGTGTGTTGGTGGAGGTTGCAGTGCTAACCAAAAGTTTACATTGAATTTGTTTTAAGAAGTGGAGGTTACCctgaatattttttgttgtgaaACAGGATGATTCATACCTTGATAGCTACATCAGTACCATTGGAGTGGACTTTGTAAGCATTTGTATTCAGCATTAACCTAATCTCCATTTTATTTTCAGCACAAATATGTAACTAATTATTTACCACGCCCCTTTTATAGAAAATCCGCACTGTGGAGCAGGATGGGAAGACTATTAAACTTCAAATTGTAAGCACATGATCTTTGACTTTAATAAATGCTATTTGTGTGGTGCTTTGCCTTTGACACAAATTTATTTGCTTCTAACGTAAATGTTTTCATGATTATGTGTCaatttgttttctacttctaaATTACATCTTGTGAAATTGTCTCTTGCTCGAATACTTATGTAAATCAATTTGAGTATGCTTAGAAAAAAATGCTCAATCTGAGTTATCACTCATGTACTCAAGAGTCTCTTTATTTATGCTTAATGTAATAATCATGTAGTTCATTTGCCAAGACTCTCAATCCGAGTTGTTTTCTATCACCAATTTTGTAGTAGGTCCGTTCAACCTGTATTATTTGAGGACTTAAACCCGTGAAAAAAGTaggaaattatttgtttaaacaCCTGTCCCATTTATCTGGGATTGTTGCTTTACTCTATTTTGTAATTGTTGAcagatttttctacatttttttttaccatataGTGGGACACAGCGGGTCAGGAACGTTTCCGGACAATCACTAGCAGCTACTATCGTGGGGCTCATGGCATTATTGTTAGTATTTTAAACTGGTTCTCCTTCTTGAGTTAGTTTCCTTTGGTTCTTTGGAAAGCATTGTTgtaatcatgttttctttttcttttttacaggTTGTGTATGATGTCACTGACCAAGATAGCTTCAATAATGTTAAGCAGTGGCTGAATGAAATTGACCGTTATGCAAGTGAAAAT contains:
- the LOC114178668 gene encoding GTP-binding protein YPTM2, coding for MNPEYDYLFKLLLIGDSGVGKSCLLLRFADDSYLDSYISTIGVDFKIRTVEQDGKTIKLQIWDTAGQERFRTITSSYYRGAHGIIVVYDVTDQDSFNNVKQWLNEIDRYASENVNKLLVGNKCDLTANKVVSYETAKAFADEIGIPFMETSAKNATNVEQAFMAMAAEIKNRMASQPVNNARPPTVQIRGQPVNQKAGCCSN